The following is a genomic window from Moorella sp. Hama-1.
GTGGTATGCTCCCTTGAGGCGGGCGGATGCCCCTCTTTTACGAGAAATAGCTGGAAATCAAGATGAAGATAAGGTAGAATACTCTACGTATTAATCAAGGTTGAGCAAGGTTGATAAAAGTAGAAAGGATGGGTGGGGATGGGATTGAAGCGCCTGGTCCCAACGGTATTGCTGCTTCCGGTCCTGATGATAGCTTTTAATGGGGTAGCCTGGGCAGCAGGAGGTAATGATCTGGGACATGCTTTACCCCTCTGGAGCGTGTTACCCTTTGTGGGTATGTTGCTGTCGATTGCCATCTGGCCCCTGGTCAATGGCCACTGGTGGGAAAACAATATGTGGAAGGTAAGCGCCTTCTGGGCTCTGGTCTTTTTTATTCCCTTTTTGATCGCCTTCGGCAGTAGGACGGCCTTTTTTCAAGCCCTGGAAGTTATTCTCCTTGATTACGTGCCCTTTATTATTCTCCTCTTCGGATTATTTGTGGTCTCGGGAGGGATTATCCTGCGGGGGACCCTGCGGGGTACTCCCGCCGTCAACACCTTGCTACTACTGGTAGGAACGGTCCTGGCTAGCTGGATTGGGACCACAGGTGCCAGTATGCTCCTGATCCGGCCGGTGCTCCGGGCCAATGAGTGGCGGCGTTATAAGGCCCACATCGTTATCTTCTTTATCTTCCTGGTATCCAATATCGGCGGCGCCCTGACGCCGGTAGGGGATCCGCCCCTGTTCCTGGGTTATTTAAGGGGTGTACCCTTTTTCTGGACAATGCGGTTGATTTTTCCTATGGCCTTTAATGTGATAATCCTGCTGCTTTTACTTTATTTCCTGGACAGCTTCTTCTACCGTAAAGAAAGTGTGCCCAGGTCGACCAGGGAGCGTGATACCCTGCGGGTCGACGGACTGCAGAACCTGATTTACCTGGGTATTATCGTTGGGGCGGTAATTGTCAGCGGCATCCTGGCCAAGAACCCAGCCTTCGCCGATCAGCAAACAGGTACCCTCTACGGTATTCCCCTGTACCGGCATGGTGCGGAGACCATTGTAATACCCTACACCAATATTATTCGTGACCTGGCCATTCTCCTGGCCGCCTTCCTGTCCTGGAAAACCACCTCCATGGCTATTCGTCAGGATAACCATTTTACCTGGGGTCCCATCCGGGAGGTGGCCACCCTCTTTGCCGGTATCTTTATGACCATGATCCCGGCCCTGGCTATCCTCCACGCCCGCGGGGCAGAACTGGGCCTCTCCCACCCGGCTCAATTTTTCTGGGCTACCGGGGCGCTGTCCAGCTTCCTGGATAACGCCCCCACGTACCTGGTATTCCTAACAACGGCCACCAGCCTGGGGGCGGCGGGTGGGGTACAGACCACCCTGGGGGTGATCGGCACCGAAATGCTGGCTGCTGTATCCTGCGGTGCCGTCTTCATGGGAGCCAACACCTACATTGGCAATGCCCCCAACTTTATGGTACGGTCTATAGCCGAGGAGAACAACATTCGCATGCCCAGTTTCTTCGGCTACATGGCTTGGTCGGTGGGCATCCTCATCCCACTGTTTATCCTGGACACGCTGATTTTTTTCCGTTAGTTAGCTGGCCAAAGAGAAACATGATCCAAGGGCCGCCAGCACCCCCTGGGCACCAGAGTTAGCACCCCGGCTTTTTTTCTAGCCGACCGCCCTTATGGGCGGTTTTTTTATCTTTTGGTGGCGAAATTTGCCACACCTGGCAGGAATAAAGCTGCGGGAGTCGTATTTTATGGCAGGAGGAAAAGTATGGTGGGGTGGTACTATGTGGGAATGGGACGGTCGGGTACGCTGGCTGGCCGCCGCCCTGGCGGTGGCCCTTATTTTTGGGGCCGGGATGCAGTATAGCCGCTGGCAGGATCACCGGGCGGTAACTTCTGTACCCCAGGTGGTGCCGGGGGACAAAGCCCCGGGGGCAGGGGAGGGTGCTGCCCCCGACCAGAAGGCCCCCGGGGAAAAGAAGGGTACCATCCAGGTCCACGTAGCCGGCGCCGTCAAGCTGCCCGGGGTTTACGAGCTCCCTGCCGGCGCCCGGGTCAACGAGGCTGTCAACCTGGCGGGTTTGCTCCCGGAGGCCAATGCCAACGCCCTGAACCTGGCGGCACCTCTAAATGACGGCCAGCAGGTCGTGGTACCCCGGCAGGGGGAAGCAGTAGCAGCAGCGGTGAACACCGGCAGCTTGCCGGCTCCTGGTTCCGGCCCGGCAGCCGCCCCTGGAGTTACGGCCGGAACCACTCCGGCTAACGGCGGCAAGGTTAACCTCAATACCGCCACCCTGCAGGAACTGGACAGCCTGCCGGGGATTGGCCCTACCCTGGCCCAGCGTATCCTGGATTACCGTACCCAGAAGGGACCCTTCCGCAGCATCGAAGACCTGCAGAATGTCTCCGGTATCGGCGCTAAGAAATTCGCCGACCTCAAGGACAGGATTACCGTAAACTAAATAAATTATTGGGGAATAAATTTAAGCCATGAGCCTTTGGGAGGCGGAGCTTGTACGCACTAACCCGGGGTTGGATTTTCATGGGAAAAAATAGCCATCTACCAAAGGAGGCGATTATTGATTAATATTTTGGTGGGCCTAAGATTAATCTCCGCTGCCACCTTTTCCCGGTGGGACGCAAAGGATCTTGACATCGGCAGGGATGGAAGATAAACTTGGTCTGTAGTTTGCATCATTAAAGGAGCGTATGATCATGAGCGTTCTGCAGGCCATTGTCCTGGGCCTAGTCCAGGGTTTGGGTGAGTTTTTACCCATCTCCAGTTCCGCCCACCTGGTTTTAGCGCCCTGGCTCTTCCGCTGGCCCGACCCCGGGTTAACCTTCGACGTCGCCCTCCACCTGGGTACTTTGATTGCTGTAGTGGCCTTCTTTTGGCGCGATATTATTGAACTGGTCCTTAGTGGGTTGGGCCAGCCTCGTAGCCAGGACGGGCGCCTGTTCTGGTATTTAATTGTCGCTTCTATCCCTGGGGCTCTCTTTGGGGTGCTCTTCGAAAAGCAAGCGGAGACTATTTTTCGTTCACCCTTACTCATTGCCCTGACATTGACCTTGATGGGTATCGGTCTCTGGTGGGCCGACCGGGTGGGACGTAAACGTAGGCAGATGGAAGACCTCAGCCTGATGGACGGCATTATAGTCGGTATCTCCCAGGCCCTGGCTATTATCCCCGGCGTTTCCCGTTCGGGGATCACCATGTCGGCCGGGCTCCTTACCGGTATGGACCGGGAGACCGCGGCTCGCTT
Proteins encoded in this region:
- a CDS encoding sodium:proton antiporter; translation: MGLKRLVPTVLLLPVLMIAFNGVAWAAGGNDLGHALPLWSVLPFVGMLLSIAIWPLVNGHWWENNMWKVSAFWALVFFIPFLIAFGSRTAFFQALEVILLDYVPFIILLFGLFVVSGGIILRGTLRGTPAVNTLLLLVGTVLASWIGTTGASMLLIRPVLRANEWRRYKAHIVIFFIFLVSNIGGALTPVGDPPLFLGYLRGVPFFWTMRLIFPMAFNVIILLLLLYFLDSFFYRKESVPRSTRERDTLRVDGLQNLIYLGIIVGAVIVSGILAKNPAFADQQTGTLYGIPLYRHGAETIVIPYTNIIRDLAILLAAFLSWKTTSMAIRQDNHFTWGPIREVATLFAGIFMTMIPALAILHARGAELGLSHPAQFFWATGALSSFLDNAPTYLVFLTTATSLGAAGGVQTTLGVIGTEMLAAVSCGAVFMGANTYIGNAPNFMVRSIAEENNIRMPSFFGYMAWSVGILIPLFILDTLIFFR
- a CDS encoding helix-hairpin-helix domain-containing protein translates to MAGGKVWWGGTMWEWDGRVRWLAAALAVALIFGAGMQYSRWQDHRAVTSVPQVVPGDKAPGAGEGAAPDQKAPGEKKGTIQVHVAGAVKLPGVYELPAGARVNEAVNLAGLLPEANANALNLAAPLNDGQQVVVPRQGEAVAAAVNTGSLPAPGSGPAAAPGVTAGTTPANGGKVNLNTATLQELDSLPGIGPTLAQRILDYRTQKGPFRSIEDLQNVSGIGAKKFADLKDRITVN
- the uppP gene encoding undecaprenyl-diphosphatase UppP, which codes for MSVLQAIVLGLVQGLGEFLPISSSAHLVLAPWLFRWPDPGLTFDVALHLGTLIAVVAFFWRDIIELVLSGLGQPRSQDGRLFWYLIVASIPGALFGVLFEKQAETIFRSPLLIALTLTLMGIGLWWADRVGRKRRQMEDLSLMDGIIVGISQALAIIPGVSRSGITMSAGLLTGMDRETAARFSFLMSVPIIAGAALLKLKDLPLHEVNLAFIAGVLTAAVVGFLAIKFLLQYLRRGSYLLFTWYRVLLAVLVVAVFWLRR